In Montipora capricornis isolate CH-2021 chromosome 4, ASM3666992v2, whole genome shotgun sequence, a single genomic region encodes these proteins:
- the LOC138044666 gene encoding uncharacterized protein: MSSIESASDTESDQYSSVNEDYQIEVEANDCVLELEESPTRATGNSLEPYADEPLADEEWLANYRKVIEEKDQLENELKRRLENSVRVEDWCTCGNCSREPLINISECYCCKEIEGCCEALTSEIVLEDLEEGQELRCITEHPGFRPVCLEKWSLRLASGKYRTKGKQAYKKTGSEERYLRAIAYREFIRLVYGYLGKKRIPLPACAYSAIRKTFKSDEDKESAGFELGEFD; the protein is encoded by the exons ATGTCCTCTATAGAGAGTGCTTCCGACACAGAAAGCGACCAATATAGCAGCGTAAACGAAGACTATCAAATCGAAGTTGAAGCGAATGATTGCGTTTTGGAACTGGAAGAGTCGCCCACAAGAGCTACCGGTAATTCGCTTGAACCTTATGCGGATGAACCCTTAGCGGACGAGGAATGGCTTGCTAACTATAGGAAAGTGATTGAGGAGAAAGATCAGCTAGAAAATGAGTTGAAACGACGCTTGGAAAATTCTGTTCGTGTGGAAGACTG GTGTACATGTGGTAATTGTAGCCGCGAACCTTTGATAAACATTAGCGAATGCTACTGCTGTAAAGAAATTGAAGGCTGCTGTGAGGCGCTTACAAGTGAAATTGTTCTGGAAGACCTCGAAGAAGGACAAGAGCTGCGCTGTATAACCGAACATCCGGGATTTAGGCCAGTTTGCCTAGAAAAGTGGAGCCTTCGATTAGCGAGTGGCAAATACCGAACCAAGGGGAAGCAAGCCTACAAAAAAACTGGTTCTGAGGAAAG GTATCTCCGAGCAATAGCCTATAGGGAATTTATcaggcttgtgtatggctacTTGGGCAAGAAAAGAATTCCCCTTCCAGCTTGTGCATATTCTGCTATTAGAAAGACATTTAAAAGTGACGAGGACAAGGAGTCGGCTGGTTTCGAACTAGGAGAGTTTGACTGA
- the LOC138044667 gene encoding uncharacterized protein, whose product MQMGTSTQALADDLLKVNSIHRENEVLKRQLNGAREALKNCKGQKRQLKRKVDRLTHELQALKWEMAREEEQDQESEIDEDFLGSDQDEDEDEDDDADTIEEEPDFSCGYQEGLSSESAEDSETEDEETQMKSKRIPLSSSYHDIRTEPKYIVFLSKLLLLFQFCHVCRTGRKPEITAEQTGTGIVIKTVCTNSSCRKEFIWTSQPFMPGTKILAGNFLISMAVLFAGGSFTKVRQIFLHMGLACTSFSTFFRHQRNMLIPTVHLFWKRYQTNLLSRLKDMGGITLSGDGRHDSMGHCAKYCAYTIFCCTLPSIIHFALIQRNQAGSSPAMEFMGFQKCMDFLVGFGIVIAAFISDRHTQIASHMKNVLSHITHYFDLWHLKKKITKLLNKLTKEKGNEELQPWVKPCERHLYWSATSTLDGNGKVIWAKFKSFLSHIINRHTNLDDPLFNKCAHGDIPDRKWIDPEHTVYDKVKKALTSDSLKKGIIQASPSAQTDCLEGFHSVLNQFAPKIIAYSYLGMYCRHILAALHFNYNLHREDKVNQDDSVSVKVTYPKFKNGEGTVRNRKIEQNFDYVGELFQFFLALSKQQLRETCNELQTMVPPPMNTMLDKQPREEAIRKQKERSSMVSKDVPPTAAGTCCHGNFVFRLLLHIHDNLVMCQMHY is encoded by the exons ATGCAAATG GGGACATCCACGCAGGCCCTTGCTGATGACCTATTAAAAGTAAACAGTATCCATCGAGAGAATGAAGTTTTGAAGAGGCAGTTGAATGGTGCAAGAGAAGCCCTCAAAAACTGTAAAGGCCAAAAAAGGCAGCTCAAGCGTAAAG TTGACCGACTGACACATGAGCTTCAAGCCCTCAAGTGGGAAATGGCTAGAGAAGAAGAGCAGGATCAGGAGTCGGAAATTGACGAGGACTTCCTTGGCAGTGACCAGGATGAGGATGAGGATGAGGACGATGACGCTGACACCATCGAAGAAGAACCTGACTTTTCTTGTGGATACCAAGAAGGGCTTTCCAGTGAGAGTGCAGAGGATAGCGAAACAGAGGATGAGGAGACACAAATGAAAAGCAAGAG GATCCCCCTATCAAGTTCCTATCACGACATCAGAACAGAGCCTAAGTACATAGTGTTCTTGTCAAAACTGCTGCTGCTCTTTCAGTTCTGCCATGTTTGTCGCACAGGAAGGAAGCCTGAGATAACAGCAGAGCAGACTGGAACTGGGATAGTGATTAAAACGGTCTGTACCAATTCCAGTTGCAGAAAGGAGTTCATTTGGACCAGTCAGCCTTTTATGCCAGGCACTAAGATACTTGCTGGTAACTTCCTAATATCTATGGCCGTGCTTTTTGCTGGTGGATCTTTTACAAAAGTTAGACAGATCTTCTTGCACATGGGTCTGGCTTGCACTTCATTCAGCACATTCTTCCGACATCAACGG AATATGCTGATTCCTACTGTGCACTTGTTTTGGAAGAGGTATCAAACAAACCTGTTGTCTCGTCTGAAAGATATGGGAGGAATAACACTGTCAGGTGATGGGCGCCATGACAGCATGGGTCATTGTGCCAAGTATTGTGCATACACAATCTTCTGTTGCACATTACCAAGCATCATCCATTTTGCACTTATACAG AGAAATCAAGCTGGAAGCTCCCCTGCCATGGAGTTTATGGGCTTCCAAAAATGCATGGACTTTCTGGTGGGATTTGGCATTGTAATTGCAGCCTTTATTTCCGACAGGCATACCCAAATAGCAAGTCACATGAAGAATGTTTTATCACATATAACGCATTACTTTGATCTCTGGCATCTTAAAAAGA AGATCACCAAATTACTTAACAaactaacaaaagaaaaggggaATGAAGAACTACAGCCATGGGTTAAGCCCTGTGAGAGGCACTTGTACTGGAGTGCAACATCCACACTAGATGGGAATGGAAAGGTCATCTGGGCTAAGTTTAAGTCATTCCTTAGCCATATCATTAATAGGCACACTAACTTGGATGACCCACTTTTTAACAAGTGTGCACATGGAGACATCCCTGATCGCAAATGGATTGACCCAG AGCATACAGTGTACGATAAAGTAAAGAAGGCCCTCACTTCTGACAGTCTGAAAAAGGGCATCATTCAAGCTTCCCCAAGTGCACAAACTGATTGTCTGGAAGGCTTCCACTCGGTGTTGAACCAGTTTGCACCAAAGATAATTGCTTATTCCTATCTTGGAATGTACTGCag GCACATTTTGGCTGCCCTGCATTTCAACTACAACCTTCACAGAGAAGACAAAGTAAACCAAGATGACAGTGTCTCAGTCAAAGTAACCTACCCAAAGTTCAAGAATGGGGAaggaactgtcagaaataggaAAATTGAACAGAACTTTG ATTATGTTGGTgaacttttccagttttttctgGCCCTAAGCAAGCAGCAACTTCGGGAAACGTGCAATGAATTGCAAACTATGGTTCCACCGCCCATGAACACCATGCTCGATAAGCAACCCCGGGAGGAGGCCATAAGGAAACAGAAAGAACGCTCAAGCATGGTTTCAAAGGATGTCCCTCCCACTGCAGCAGGTACATGCTGCCATGGAAACTTTGTGTTTAGACTTTTACTTCACATCCATGATAATCTTGTTATGTGCCAAATGCATTATTGA